The sequence TATTAATCCTGAATAAGGAAGTTTTGATCAATGATGTTTTCCCTCACATAACCGAAGCCATATTCGGGGATACAATACTGCCTGAAGATATAATGAGCCCGGCTATAGTACAGTTCGGTAAAGAAGAAAAAATTATCTACAGTCTACTGCCTCGTTTTGATATTGGTGAAAACAGTCTTCCTATGGGACCGGTGACAGTTTTTGATTCCCTATTCATGGAGGATTCTACGGTTACAGAAGAATTGAAATCTGAATTGAAGGAACTCAAAATTGAGAACTCCTACTATCTTAACTATTGGCAGATTAAGGGGAGTAAGGAATTAAGATTTGAGGATATGACACTCAATTTCTGGAAGGAAAATATTCCCGAGGGTCAAAATGTCTGGTTTTTTGTTTATCTGCCCGGAAGGCGGTCATTGGAGACACAGGTCATAGTTGAAATTCTACCCTATGTTATTCTGGGTTATTTATCTCTGATTCTTCTGGGGCTGGCCCTGATGATATTAACTAAATTTAATAGAGAAAATCTCAGTCTGCTGATAAAGCAGGAGGAGTTTGTGTCTACCCTGACCCATGAACTTCGTACACCTCTGCATATCATTATTAATGGGGCGGGGAACCTGGTCGATGGTGTCATCAGTGAAAAGGAAGACATTGTCCGCTACGGTGAAATGATCAGGAAAGAGGGGCACCGACTGACTGACATGATTGAAAGCATTCTGAGCTATTCGGGAGTTACACAGAGGAAAATGGAACGTCAGCAATTTCCTTTAAGAGATGTATTGGATGAAGGGCTGCATCCTTTTCGTATTCTTTGTAAGGAACGGGGAATCAGTTTAATAGAAGAAATATCGACTGATTCAGAGTACTATGGAGACCGGGAAGCTGTTAAATTGATTCTTTCTAATCTCCTTTCCAATGCCCTGACTCATGGGGCTGCGGGTAAATGGATACGAGTGAGTGCTACCCTTTGGGAGGATCTGGTTTTGACCGTTGAGGACAAAGGCCGAGGAATTCCTAAATCTGAGCTTGAGAAGATAAGAGAACCTTTCTATAGAGGAGAAAGGACTCGGAAAGAACAAATTCACAGTAGTGGTCTGGGACTTAGTATTGTGGAAAGGGTCATTCATAGAGAACGGGGAACATTGATAATTCAGAGTAGAGAGGAGAAAGGCAGTATTTTTACTGTCTATCTACCTGTGTCTTCCAATGAGGAGACTGAGCATGTCTAAAAGAATTCTGATGATTGAAGATGAACCCGGAGCCGCCATGGCGGTGGGTGACCGGCTGGTTTCGGAAGGATATAAAGTAGATCTTGCTTCGGATGGAGAGGAAGGATTCAGGATGGCCTGCCGAGGTGAATATGATTTAATCCTGCTGGATCTGATGCTGCCCGGTAAAGACGGGATCACTATCTGTCGAGATCTCAGGGATCAAGGATTTTTGACTCCAGTGATTATGGTGACAGCCAGGGGGGAGGTCTTTGACCGGATTCTGGGCTTGAAAATCGGTGCTGATGACTATCTTGCAAAACCCTTTGATCCCATGGAACTGATTGCACGGATTGAAGCTGTATTACGTCGTAGTCCGAGTACTGGGAAAAGGGATAATTTTCTGGAAAC comes from Oceanispirochaeta sp. M1 and encodes:
- a CDS encoding sensor histidine kinase KdpD is translated as MSRLKSVLNSRGTSILYLVLILTVMVLLGMWQDGERRNREIEYRQFYEEYTYNWYNRLDINLGVLSELFDVSSNLPEAEQDLLLKKRMKYWADKSPFPEVLDALIRIDMSENKSVYTQFDQSRFKLLENDEWRETASSIITNPAFPEYGSFTISIENDIPALTLYSEDHDVFTVLILNKEVLINDVFPHITEAIFGDTILPEDIMSPAIVQFGKEEKIIYSLLPRFDIGENSLPMGPVTVFDSLFMEDSTVTEELKSELKELKIENSYYLNYWQIKGSKELRFEDMTLNFWKENIPEGQNVWFFVYLPGRRSLETQVIVEILPYVILGYLSLILLGLALMILTKFNRENLSLLIKQEEFVSTLTHELRTPLHIIINGAGNLVDGVISEKEDIVRYGEMIRKEGHRLTDMIESILSYSGVTQRKMERQQFPLRDVLDEGLHPFRILCKERGISLIEEISTDSEYYGDREAVKLILSNLLSNALTHGAAGKWIRVSATLWEDLVLTVEDKGRGIPKSELEKIREPFYRGERTRKEQIHSSGLGLSIVERVIHRERGTLIIQSREEKGSIFTVYLPVSSNEETEHV
- a CDS encoding response regulator transcription factor, producing the protein MSKRILMIEDEPGAAMAVGDRLVSEGYKVDLASDGEEGFRMACRGEYDLILLDLMLPGKDGITICRDLRDQGFLTPVIMVTARGEVFDRILGLKIGADDYLAKPFDPMELIARIEAVLRRSPSTGKRDNFLETVYEFGAFSLNSEEKELYRDGAVIALSSREYQLLLFLVSNKDKVLSRDELLDNVWGYDSIPSTRTVDVHISWLRQKLEDTGRKPRYIQTVTKRGYKFIG